In a single window of the Oscarella lobularis chromosome 2, ooOscLobu1.1, whole genome shotgun sequence genome:
- the LOC136184118 gene encoding uncharacterized protein: MLFKVTVSLALLLAVSTRTEASPNPNYQSSAFITNEIANTVKEYVNSSDDLEMRVTELVAKVYDLLRYKCDLSREVPKMSNIALNKVAVQTSVCCGDAWASRAVDGNSDGNFFHDSVTHTNKHEQTYWRVDLGASCVVQKVVIYNRVDCCGERLQIFDVTLEDFAFRPLKSYYFEWGELDKFEFGGSDAPLVGGVEHVRVRLRRKDFLSLAEVQVFGRCNAARTRFDNVALGKYAYQSSTQELVEGDPPVAAKAVDGNTLKRSSMTHTTNEAGAWWEVDLRHTAEIESILLFNRFDCCRERLANFNVILYNFAHETVATFHEAGGSKDQLEYGFVVAPPKKVHFIRVQLLGTNYLSLAEVEVFGKQLGGYENIAIGKLASQSSDFNSPYDPIADRAVDGLVEAQIESKSSTHTNNEKNAWWEVDLRAEEIVYGVTIYNRVDCCSERLQNFDVFLTDESGKVTHTTYFGAKTLVTYPVYIPSGVAARKVKVQLRGTNYLTLAEVQIWAGSRTCGGTGNGARCVFPFTYDGVEYDTCTTAGGNRPWCATKTGDLSAHDEWGFCFCS, encoded by the exons ATGCTCTTCAAAGTCACTGTCTCTCTCGCGCTTCTCCTAGCGGTTTCTACCCGCACTGAAGCGTCACCGAATCCAAACTATCAAAGCAGTGCTTTCATTACGAAC GAAATAGCGAACACCGTCAAAGAATACGTCAACAGCTCTGACGACCTAGAAATGAGAGTGACG GAGCTGGTTGCAAAGGTTTATGATCTTCTTCGATACAAGTGCGACCTAAGCAGAGAGGTCCCCAAAATGAGCAACATCGCTTTGAACAAAGTAGCCGTGCAGACTTCCGTCTGCTGCGGAGACGCATGGGCGtcgcgcgccgtcgacggcaactCGGACGGCAACTTTTTTCACGACAGCGTGACGCACACGAATAAACACGAGCAGACCTACTGGCGAGTCGATCTCGGTGCTTCGTGCGTCGTTCAAAAAGTCGTCATTTATAATCGAGTCGACTGTTGCGGAGAGCGTCTGCagattttcgacgtcactctCGAGGATTTCGCCTTTCGCCCGTTAAAGAGCTACTACTTCGAATGGGGAGAATTGGACAAATTCGAGTTCGGCGGCTCCGATGCGccgctcgtcggcggcgtcgagcaCGTGCGCGTACGGTTGCGTCGCAAGGATTTTCTCAGTCTCGCCGAGGTTCAGGTGTTCGGACGCTGCAACGCGGCGCGCACTCGCTTCGACAACGTCGCCTTGGGAAAGTACGCTTATCAAAGTTCGACGCAAGAATTAGTTGAAGGCGATCCTCCTGTCGCTGCTAaggccgtcgacggcaacaCTCTTAAACGTAGTAGCATGACGCACACAACCAACGAGGCAGGAGCCTGGTGGGAAGTCGATCTTCGCCACACAGCCGAAATAGAGTCTATTCTATTGTTCAATCGATTTGACTGTTGCAGAGAAAGGCTTGCCAATTTCAACGTGATTCTCTACAATTTTGCCCACGAGACGGTGGCGACGTTTCACGAGGCGGGCGGCAGCAAGGATCAGTTGGAGTACGGATTCGTTGTCGCTCCGCCAAAGAAAGTGCACTTCATACGAGTCCAATTGCTCGGAACAAACTATCTCTCCTTGGCCGAAGTCGAAGTGTTTGGGAAACAGCTCGGGG gatATGAAAACATCGCAATAGGAAAGTTGGCTTCACAAAGCTCAGACTTTAATAGTCCTTACGATCCGATTGCGGACAGAGCCGTCGACGGTCTCGTTGAAGCCCAGATTGAGTCTAAAAGCAGTACGCACACTAacaacgagaaaaacgcttGGTGGGAGGTCGATTTGAGAGCAGAAGAAATTGTCTACGGCGTCACAATCTATAATCGAGTCGATTGCTGCAGCGAAAGATTGCAGAATTTCGATGTTTTTTTGACGGACGAGTCGGGAAAAGTTACCCATACAACCTATTTTGGGGCTAAGACGCTTGTCACCTATCCTGTCTACATTCCGAGCGGAGTCGCAGCGAGGAAGGTCAAAGTTCAACTCCGAGGAACCAATTATTTGACGTTGGCCGAAGTGCAAATTTGGGCTG GAAGTCGTACGTGCGGCGGCACAGGAAATGGAGCTCGTTGCGTCTTCCCTTTTACTTACGATGGCGTGGAGTACGACACCTGCACTACTGCAGGCGGCAATCGGCCGTGGTGTGCTACCAAGACGGGCGACTTGAGTGCTCACGACGAGTGGGGATTTTGCTTCTGCTCATGA
- the LOC136183444 gene encoding uncharacterized protein isoform X1 — MLLPVTLSLALLLASTIEVSSAPQDYHPISQEIANIARDYLKDGPVDAETGATELAAKIYEIVRDNCDTDYVRLPGRPGPNGYIYNIAYQKVAVQSSVCCGDAIAARAVDGNRDTYFPHKSVAHTDIEDKPYWRVDLGGSCSVKKVVIYNLVDDSGERLQNFDVTLENYAFQPIQSYYYGLGKRDKFEFGGEELVGGVEHVRVQLRGRNYLCLVEVEVYGHCEAKRIGFDNVALNKYARQSSTTFPASNAVNGNSDPYNTASGSITAHTQSQYRPWWEVDVQDTAEIASVLVFNRLDCCRERLSNFNVTLYNFAHEAVETFHEARGGLTEYGFVVAPPKKVKFIRVQLLGTNYLTLVEVEAFGKQRGGESEVLNANSALIGVFVFFAGYENIAAGKATSQSSTLVHYFLAVADKAVDGDVNGDFNAGKSSHTYNDAQAWWEVNLGADEIVYGVTIYNRIDCCGERLQNFDVSLIDTSGSVTKKTYFGAGVRVTYPVYIPNGVEARKVKVQLRGTNYLTLAEVQVWAGRRTCGGTANGARCAFPFTFKGVTYESCTTVGGNRLWCATRQGNVSTHNKWGFCFC; from the exons ATGCTCCTACCAGTCACACTCTCTCTCGCGCTTCTCCTAGCGTCTACCATCGAAGTGTCTTCGGCTCCGCAGGACTATCATCCTATTTCCCAA GAAATAGCCAACATTGCCAGAGACTACCTAAAGGACGGCCCTGTCGATGCAGAAACGGGAGCGACG GAATTGGCTGCAAAGATCTACGAAATTGTCAGAGACAACTGCGATACAGACTACGTCAGATTGCCTGGTCGCCCAGGCCCCAACGGATATATCTACAACATCGCTTATCAAAAAGTAGCCGTGCAGAGTTCCGTCTGCTGCGGCGATGCGATTGCGGCACGCGCGGTCGACGGCAACAGAGATACGTACTTCCCCCACAAGAGCGTGGCACACACGGACATAGAAGACAAGCCCTACTGGCGAGTCGATCTCGGTGGTTCGTGCTCCGTTAAAAAAGTCGTCATATATAATCTGGTTGACGATTCGGGAGAGCGCCTACagaattttgacgtcactctcgAGAATTACGCCTTTCAACCCATACAGAGCTACTACTACGGACTGGGCAAGCGAGACAAATTCGAATTTGGCGGCGAAGAGCTCGTAGGAGGCGTCGAGCACGTCCGCGTGCAACTTCGCGGCAGGAACTATCTCTGTCTCGTCGAAGTTGAAGTGTACGGTCACTGCGAGGCCAAGCGAATAGGTTTCGACAACGTCGCTTTGAACAAGTACGCGCGTCaaagttcgacgacgtttcccgCCTCCAACGCCGTCAATGGTAACAGCGATCCCTATAACACCGCTTCTGGCAGCATCACGGCGCACACTCAGAGCCAGTATCGCCCCTGGTGGGAGGTCGATGTTCAGGACACAGCCGAAATAGCGTCTGTGCTTGTGTTCAATCGTCTCGACTGCTGTCGCGAAAGACTCTCCAATTTCAACGTGACTCTCTACAATTTTGCTCACGAGGCGGTGGAGACGTTTCACGAGGCGAGAGGCGGACTAACCGAGTACGGATTCGTTGTTGCTCCGCCGAAAAAAGTCAAGTTCATTCGAGTTCAGCTACTTGGAACGAACTATCTCACATTGGTTGAAGTCGAGGCGTTCGGAAAGCAACGCGGGGGTGAGAGCGAGGTACTGAACGCGAACTCGGCGTTGATCGGagtcttcgttttttttgcaggatACGAAAACATCGCAGCGGGCAAGGCTACGTCACAAAGCTCGACTCTTGTCCACTATTTTCTCGCTGTTGCGGACaaagccgtcgacggcgacgtcaacgGCGACTTCAACGCTGGTAAAAGCAGCCACACATACAATGACGCACAAGCTTGGTGGGAAGTTAATTTGGGAGCGGACGAGATTGTCTACGGCGTCACAATCTATAATCGAATCGACTGCTGCGGTGAAAGATTGCagaatttcgacgtttcTCTGATAGATACGTCGGGTTCAGTTACCAAGAAAACCTATTTTGGGGCCGGCGTACGGGTCACCTATCCCGTGTACATTCCGAATGGAGTTGAAGCGAGGAAGGTCAAAGTCCAACTCCGAGGAACCAACTATTTGACGTTGGCTGAAGTGCAAGTTTGGGCTG GACGCCGTACATGTGGCGGAACAGCGAATGGAGCTCGTTGCGCTTTTCCGTTCACTTTCAAAGGCGTAACGTATGAGTCCTGCACTACTGTCGGTGGCAATCGTCTGTGGTGTGCTACCAGGCAAGGCAATGTGAGTACTCACAACAAATGGGGCTTCTGCTTCTGTTAG
- the LOC136184119 gene encoding alanine--tRNA ligase-like, whose translation MTSELRTEHLYYEDTYLFECTAKVLHISEADADAGTQIVVTDRTVMHPQGGGQPSDVGTIASKDGSCVFEVSHVQKTARDSEYVQHVGKYRPDSVGSFGDDPVIISINEERRRLNARLHSAGHLLDSAFEKIGWTQDQLVPNKGYHFPDGPYVEYTGNIPPEERGKVIEQLNDSSNALVKMDIPVSVAKDEKGGRIVNVGGTKCPCGGTHVKSTGEIGCIRATKITKKKKIIRVSYVVE comes from the exons ATGACATCAGAGTTGAGAACGGAGCATCTTTACTACGAGGACACATACTTATTCGAATGCACGGCTAAAGTTCTGCACATTTCCGAAGCAGATGCCGATGCCGGAACGCAAATTGTCGTAACAGATCGCACTGTGATGCATCCGCAAGGGG GCGGGCAGCCTTCCGACGTAGGAACAATTGCAAGCAAGGACGGCTCCTGCGTATTCGAG GTCAGTCACGTGCAAAAAACAGCACGAGACAGCGAATACGTTCAGCACGTGGGAAAATATAGGCCTGATTCTGTGGGCAG CTTTGGAGATGATCCTGTAATAATATCAATCAACGAGGAAAGGAGACGACTAAATGCAAG ATTGCACAGTGCTGGGCACTTGCTTGATTctgcttttgaaaaaattgggTGGACGCAAGATCAACTGGTTCCAAATAAG GGTTATCATTTTCCTGATGGGCCCTATGTTG AATACACTGGAAACATTCCACcggaagaaagaggaaaggTTATAGAGCAGCTAAATGACTCGTCAAATGCTCTTGTCAAg ATGGATATTCCAGTAAGTGTGGCAAAAGATGAAAAAG GTGGAAGGATTGTGAATGTTGGCGGAACCAAATGTCCTTGTGGAGGGACGCACGTAAAATCAACAGGAGAAATAGGATGCATAAGAGCAACGAAGAtcacaaagaagaagaaaatcataAGAGTTTCGTATGTGGTTGAGTGA
- the LOC136183444 gene encoding uncharacterized protein isoform X2: MLLPVTLSLALLLASTIEVSSAPQDYHPISQEIANIARDYLKDGPVDAETGATELAAKIYEIVRDNCDTDYVRLPGRPGPNGYIYNIAYQKVAVQSSVCCGDAIAARAVDGNRDTYFPHKSVAHTDIEDKPYWRVDLGGSCSVKKVVIYNLVDDSGERLQNFDVTLENYAFQPIQSYYYGLGKRDKFEFGGEELVGGVEHVRVQLRGRNYLCLVEVEVYGHCEAKRIGFDNVALNKYARQSSTTFPASNAVNGNSDPYNTASGSITAHTQSQYRPWWEVDVQDTAEIASVLVFNRLDCCRERLSNFNVTLYNFAHEAVETFHEARGGLTEYGFVVAPPKKVKFIRVQLLGTNYLTLVEVEAFGKQRGGYENIAAGKATSQSSTLVHYFLAVADKAVDGDVNGDFNAGKSSHTYNDAQAWWEVNLGADEIVYGVTIYNRIDCCGERLQNFDVSLIDTSGSVTKKTYFGAGVRVTYPVYIPNGVEARKVKVQLRGTNYLTLAEVQVWAGRRTCGGTANGARCAFPFTFKGVTYESCTTVGGNRLWCATRQGNVSTHNKWGFCFC; this comes from the exons ATGCTCCTACCAGTCACACTCTCTCTCGCGCTTCTCCTAGCGTCTACCATCGAAGTGTCTTCGGCTCCGCAGGACTATCATCCTATTTCCCAA GAAATAGCCAACATTGCCAGAGACTACCTAAAGGACGGCCCTGTCGATGCAGAAACGGGAGCGACG GAATTGGCTGCAAAGATCTACGAAATTGTCAGAGACAACTGCGATACAGACTACGTCAGATTGCCTGGTCGCCCAGGCCCCAACGGATATATCTACAACATCGCTTATCAAAAAGTAGCCGTGCAGAGTTCCGTCTGCTGCGGCGATGCGATTGCGGCACGCGCGGTCGACGGCAACAGAGATACGTACTTCCCCCACAAGAGCGTGGCACACACGGACATAGAAGACAAGCCCTACTGGCGAGTCGATCTCGGTGGTTCGTGCTCCGTTAAAAAAGTCGTCATATATAATCTGGTTGACGATTCGGGAGAGCGCCTACagaattttgacgtcactctcgAGAATTACGCCTTTCAACCCATACAGAGCTACTACTACGGACTGGGCAAGCGAGACAAATTCGAATTTGGCGGCGAAGAGCTCGTAGGAGGCGTCGAGCACGTCCGCGTGCAACTTCGCGGCAGGAACTATCTCTGTCTCGTCGAAGTTGAAGTGTACGGTCACTGCGAGGCCAAGCGAATAGGTTTCGACAACGTCGCTTTGAACAAGTACGCGCGTCaaagttcgacgacgtttcccgCCTCCAACGCCGTCAATGGTAACAGCGATCCCTATAACACCGCTTCTGGCAGCATCACGGCGCACACTCAGAGCCAGTATCGCCCCTGGTGGGAGGTCGATGTTCAGGACACAGCCGAAATAGCGTCTGTGCTTGTGTTCAATCGTCTCGACTGCTGTCGCGAAAGACTCTCCAATTTCAACGTGACTCTCTACAATTTTGCTCACGAGGCGGTGGAGACGTTTCACGAGGCGAGAGGCGGACTAACCGAGTACGGATTCGTTGTTGCTCCGCCGAAAAAAGTCAAGTTCATTCGAGTTCAGCTACTTGGAACGAACTATCTCACATTGGTTGAAGTCGAGGCGTTCGGAAAGCAACGCGGGG gatACGAAAACATCGCAGCGGGCAAGGCTACGTCACAAAGCTCGACTCTTGTCCACTATTTTCTCGCTGTTGCGGACaaagccgtcgacggcgacgtcaacgGCGACTTCAACGCTGGTAAAAGCAGCCACACATACAATGACGCACAAGCTTGGTGGGAAGTTAATTTGGGAGCGGACGAGATTGTCTACGGCGTCACAATCTATAATCGAATCGACTGCTGCGGTGAAAGATTGCagaatttcgacgtttcTCTGATAGATACGTCGGGTTCAGTTACCAAGAAAACCTATTTTGGGGCCGGCGTACGGGTCACCTATCCCGTGTACATTCCGAATGGAGTTGAAGCGAGGAAGGTCAAAGTCCAACTCCGAGGAACCAACTATTTGACGTTGGCTGAAGTGCAAGTTTGGGCTG GACGCCGTACATGTGGCGGAACAGCGAATGGAGCTCGTTGCGCTTTTCCGTTCACTTTCAAAGGCGTAACGTATGAGTCCTGCACTACTGTCGGTGGCAATCGTCTGTGGTGTGCTACCAGGCAAGGCAATGTGAGTACTCACAACAAATGGGGCTTCTGCTTCTGTTAG
- the LOC136184116 gene encoding uncharacterized protein, translating to MFFGVLPLALVLATTLEASPTLDEGNSPSAKEIANAVKEFTGSVGPGAKALAAEIFDLIEQKCTNNGGGGGGASPGEGGGAGGEITNIALGKVAVQTSVCCGNAIASRAVDGSTDGAYRHASVTHTKNEDRPYWRVDLGRSCVVQKVVIFNRVDCCGERLQNFDVSLEDFAFQPIQTYFHGLERKAKFEFGGDALISGVEHVRVQLRGKNYLSLAEVQVFGHCSVQRTGFDNVALNKYAFQSSTLNHGLKPVAAKAVDGNIDGKFNVGSTTHTKNDNGAWWEVDLGHTAEIATVLVFNRVDCCGERLANFKVILYNFAHQTVDTLHQAGGGELEYGFVVAPPKNARFVRVQLLGRNYLQLAEVEVFGKLIGGYENIAVGKAASQSSTLSHAANPIADKAVDGLVDGHFNVRSTTHTNRNARAWWEVDLGANEIVYGVTVYNRLDCCGERLQNFNVSLADASGKVTKTTRFGVGVLVTYSVHIPNGVVARKVKVQLRGTNYLQLAEVQVWAGSRTCGGTGNGARCAFPFTHKGVEYSACTSVGGNRPWCATKPGDLSTHNEWGFCFCS from the exons ATGTTCTTTGGAGTGCTGCCTCTCGCGCTTGTCCTAGCTACTACACTTGAAGCGTCTCCAACTCTCGATGAAGGCAACAGCCCCTCTGCCAAG GAAATAGCGAACGCAGTGAAAGAGTTCACGGGAAGCGTAGGACCGGGAGCGAAG GCATTGGCAGCGGAAATATTCGATCTCATCGAACAGAAGTGCACTAAcaatggcggcggcggcggcggcgcatcGCCTGGCGAAGGCGGAGGCGCCGGCGGTGAAATAACAAACATCGCTTTGGGAAAAGTAGCCGTGCAAACTTCTGTCTGCTGCGGTAACGCGATTGCGtcgcgcgccgtcgacggtaGCACGGATGGGGCTTACAGACACGCCAGCGTGACACATACGAAGAACGAAGATAGGCCTTACTGGAGAGTCGATCTCGGTCGTTCGTGCGTCGTTCAAAAAGTCGTCATTTTCAATCGTGTCGACTGCTGCGGCGAACGTCTCCAAAACTTCGACGTCTCTCTCGAAGACTTCGCTTTCCAACCTATTCAGACCTATTTCCACGGACTGGAAAGGAAGGctaaatttgaatttggcGGCGACGCTCTTATTAGCGGAGTCGAACACGTACGCGTGCAATTGCGCGGAAAGAATTATCTCAGTCTCGCCGAAGTTCAAGTGTTCGGGCACTGCAGCGTCCAGCGAACCGGCTTCGACAACGTCGCCTTGAACAAGTACGCGTTCCAAAGTTCGACGCTCAACCACGGCCTTAAGCCCGTCGCCGCGAAGGCCGTCGACGGTAACATCGACGGAAAGTTTAACGTTGGAAGCACGACGCACACGAAGAACGATAACGGGGCCTGGTGGGAAGTTGATCTTGGCCATACAGCCGAGATAGCGACGGTTCTCGTCTTCAATCGAGTCGACTGTTGCGGCGAGAGGCTCGCCAATTTCAAGGTGATTCTCTACAATTTTGCTCATCAGACGGTGGATACGCTGCACCAAGCGGGCGGCGGGGAACTCGAATACGGGTTCGTCGTAGCCCCTCCGAAAAATGCGCGATTCGTTCGAGTTCAACTTCTTGGAAGGAACTACCTCCAGTTGGCCGAAGTTGAAGTGTTTGGAAAGTTAATTGGAG GATATGAAAATATTGCAGTAGGCAAAGCGGCCTCACAAAGCTCGACCCTCTCCCATGCCGCCAATCCGATTGCGGACAAGGCCGTCGACGGTCTCGTCGATGGTCATTTCAACGTTCGAAGCACCACACACACAAATCGTAACGCGAGAGCTTGGTGGGAAGTCGACTTGGGAGCGAACGAGATTGTCTATGGCGTTACAGTCTATAATCGACTTGACTGCTGCGGTGAAAGATTGCAGAATTTCAACGTTTCACTGGCGGATGCATCGGGTAAGGTTACCAAAACTACTCGTTTTGGAGTTGGGGTTCTTGTCACCTATTCTGTGCACATTCCAAATGGAGTCGTAGCGAGAAAGGTCAAAGTTCAGCTCCGAGGAACCAACTATTTGCAGTTGGCTGAAGTGCAAGTTTGGGCTG GAAGTCGTACCTGCGGTGGCACAGGAAATGGAGCTCGGTGTGCTTTTCCTTTCACTCACAAGGGTGTAGAGTACAGTGCCTGTACCTCCGTGGGTGGAAATCGCCCGTGGTGTGCTACCAAGCCAGGCGACTTGAGTACTCACAACGAGTGGggcttctgcttctgctcATAA
- the LOC136183449 gene encoding uncharacterized protein, with protein sequence MDFIDGGPEWLMSFIKPNISWLGDNLTLDLPILQELMSENLLTAEDIENLEIIRESRRKVHELFFTILRGKGGDVHEKLFAAFERSGRKFIVEYLQQNSNRDYEDHSGAFSREHFPSEPIRLLFPEGERPQSSHFSPLNGRGSELSRSFSGVQESQSKTDEISKLEREVQELKLALRQKNQEMDGAVAVLAGSLTRQSESCKLFQRKIDKLEEENRCLQHMVDGMKNVTVEINKMKILELENQFLKRQVAHLKEPIGALDRQMTHLAVSDVRRNRHSANAESFYDQHFGSGTN encoded by the exons ATGGATTTCATCGACGGTGGTCCCGAGTGGTTGATGTCGTTCATAAAGCCAAACATATCGTGGCTGGGCGACAATCTCACCTTGGATTTGCCCATACTTCAGGAACTCATGTCCGAGAATCTTCTGACTGCGGAGGACATTGAAAACCTCGAAATCATTCGGGAATCTCGACGCAAAGTCCACGAACTCTTCTTTACGATTCTTCGAGGAAAAGGCGGTGATGTGCATGAAAAATTGTTTGCGGCTTTTGAGAGGTCCGGTCGAAAATTCATAGTCGAGTATTTGCAACAGAATTCTAACCGGG ATTATGAAGATCATTCGGGGGCGTTCAGTCGTGAGCACTTTCCCTCTGAACCAATCCGCCTGCTGTTTCCTGAAGGCGAAAGACCTCAGTCTTCAC ATTTCAGTCCTTTGAATGGACGTGGCTCCGAATTGAGCAGGTCCTTTAGTGGCGTACAAGAATCACAGTCTAAAACAGACG AAATATCTAAGTTAGAACGTGAAGTGCAGGAGCTCAAGCTCGCTCTGCGTCAAAAGAATCAA GAGATGGATGGGGCGGTTGCTGTTCTTGCTGGG AGCTTAACACGTCAATCAGAGTCATGCAAG TTGTTCCAAAGAAAGATTGACAAactggaagaagaaaatcgctgTCTTCAACATATG GTCGATGGCATGAAGAACGTAACCGTAGAGATTAATAAAATGAAG ATTCTTGAGTTGGAGAATCAGTTCCTAAAACGCCAAGTTGCTCATCTAAAGGAACCC ATTGGAGCTCTAGATAGACAAATGACGCATTTGGCTGTGAGTGACGTGCGTCGCAATCGTCACTCAGCAAATGCAGAGTCGTTCTATGACCAGCACTTTGGTAGCGGGACAAATTGA
- the LOC136200058 gene encoding aldo/keto reductase slr0942-like has protein sequence MARLNSGHSVPRIGFGTWNANANAEQSLSDETLVEEAIRAGARSLDTAMIYGNEIDVGRAIKTVVDEGIVRRDDLFVSTKLWSTYHTHEGVVTGCRESLRRLGVERVDLYFVHAPWAFKAGAPTSPLDVTPEWIRKWDPDEFRHVWTGMERLVDLGLARSIGVSNFSVKKLNDVLARGVRIPPAVNQVESHPYLQQNEMLEYCRRNGIVMSAFSPLGSPSRGPSNRRPDDPVLLDDPLLAQIAEVRRCTVAQVALAWAMHRGVVPVTKSSSRRHVEEDIRAFDVALTSEDVSRLSELDCNFRYLRMESFRAVGETTADLWDE, from the coding sequence ATGGCTCGCCTCAATAGCGGTCATTCCGTACCTCGAATCGGCTTCGGAACGTGGAATGCGAACGCGAACGCTGAGCAGTCGCTGTCCGACGAGACGCTAGTCGAAGAAGCGATCCGCGCGGGAGCACGCTCTCTCGACACGGCGATGATCTACggaaacgaaatcgacgttggTCGCGCGATAAAAACGGTCGTAGACGAAGGAATCGTGCGTCGCGACGACCTCTTTGTCTCCACGAAGCTCTGGTCGACGTACCACACCCATGAAGGTGTTGTCACAGGCTGTCGCGAGTCACTGCGCCGACTCGGAGTAGAGCGCGTCGATTTGTACTTTGTCCACGCCCCTTGGGCGTTCAAAGCTGGCGCGCCGACGTCTCCGCTCGACGTGACGCCCGAATGGATACGAAAGTGGGATCCGGACGAGTTCCGGCACGTTTGGACGGGAATGGAGCGACTCGTCGACCTCGGCTTGGCTCGATCGATCGGCGTGTCGAATTTCAgcgtgaaaaaattgaacgaCGTCCTCGCGCGCGGAGTTCGAATCCCGCCCGCCGTCAACCAAGTCGAATCGCATCCGTACTTGCAGCAGAACGAGATGCTCGAGTATTGCCGTCGCAATGGCATCGTTATGTCGGCGTTCTCGCCGCTCGGCTCGCCGAGTCGAGGTCCGTCGAATAGACGCCCGGACGATCCGGTCCTTCTCGACGATCCGCTGCTCGCGCAGATCGCCGAGGTGCGTCGTTGCACCGTCGCTCAAGTGGCGCTTGCCTGGGCAATGCATCGAGGCGTCGTGCCCGTGACGAAGagctcgtcgcgacggcacgTAGAGGAGGATATCCGAGCATTTGATGTCGCTCTCACGAGCGAAGACGTGTCGCGACTGAGCGAGCTGGATTGCAATTTTCGCTACTTGAGAATGGAATCGTTTAGAGCCGTGGGAGAAACGACTGCTGATCTTTGGGATGAATag